The following are encoded in a window of Aestuariirhabdus haliotis genomic DNA:
- a CDS encoding HAMP domain-containing sensor histidine kinase, translated as MRRRLFWKMWLIIATGVVAMIYVIGLVTSNAEEDMSIIHIEDREQLRRWCSEAETLFLSGDLPALNRWLHQLERQENTWVSVARSDIHFFAGDPAKGEYSDDYSLGRNVDWKIHLYFVENPVMELPFSDGSASLLIRLPDRMRPGSYWNYVKLSLQVLLPMVLLALVAVVLYRHIMLPLRQLGKATRAFSRGNFDVRVQKLLGNRRDELTDLAITFDLMAARIGELIVNQRQLISDLSHELRTPLTRLDIAVEGLLQDGKRSANLERVRRESVHVRKLVEDTLTLAWMDNERPRLHDETLDLVDLLDVVIRDARFEFPDRIITAELPQEAVLERSSHRSLGQALENIIRNALRYSPVGESVYIALQNQGDDYSLRICDSGPGVPEQYLEAIFRPFFRIDPSRQAANSGFGLGLALARRQLAAVGGCVYARNRDAGGLLMQVTLPKT; from the coding sequence GTGAGGCGCCGTTTATTCTGGAAAATGTGGTTGATCATTGCGACCGGCGTTGTGGCTATGATTTACGTTATTGGTCTGGTAACATCCAATGCCGAAGAAGATATGAGTATTATTCATATTGAGGATAGAGAGCAGCTGAGGCGATGGTGTAGTGAAGCAGAAACGCTTTTCTTGTCGGGAGATTTACCGGCATTAAATCGATGGTTGCATCAACTCGAGCGGCAAGAAAACACCTGGGTTTCGGTGGCAAGATCTGATATTCATTTTTTTGCAGGTGATCCAGCAAAGGGAGAGTATTCGGACGATTACAGTCTGGGTAGGAACGTCGACTGGAAGATCCACCTGTACTTCGTCGAGAATCCGGTAATGGAGCTTCCCTTTAGTGATGGCAGTGCCAGTTTATTGATCCGATTGCCAGACCGTATGCGTCCAGGTTCCTATTGGAACTATGTCAAGCTGAGTCTTCAAGTGTTGCTACCAATGGTATTGCTGGCATTGGTGGCGGTTGTTCTCTATCGGCATATTATGTTGCCCCTGCGTCAGCTGGGAAAAGCCACACGCGCTTTTAGTCGGGGTAATTTTGATGTGCGGGTGCAGAAACTGTTGGGTAATCGTCGGGATGAATTAACTGATCTTGCGATAACGTTTGATTTGATGGCCGCTCGGATTGGGGAACTGATCGTCAATCAAAGGCAGCTAATTTCAGACTTGTCGCACGAGTTACGGACGCCGCTGACCCGATTGGATATCGCTGTAGAGGGGCTGCTTCAGGATGGCAAGAGGTCCGCTAATCTGGAGCGGGTTCGGCGCGAGTCTGTGCACGTGCGCAAGTTGGTTGAGGACACGCTGACCTTGGCCTGGATGGATAACGAACGGCCCAGGCTTCATGATGAAACTCTCGATCTGGTTGATCTGCTCGATGTTGTTATCCGGGATGCCCGTTTTGAATTTCCGGACCGGATTATTACGGCTGAACTGCCTCAGGAGGCGGTGCTGGAACGCAGCAGTCATCGGTCCTTGGGGCAGGCGTTGGAGAATATCATTCGTAACGCACTGCGCTATTCGCCGGTCGGTGAGTCGGTTTATATCGCCCTGCAGAACCAGGGAGACGACTATTCCCTACGTATTTGCGACAGTGGGCCGGGCGTTCCTGAGCAGTATCTGGAGGCGATCTTTCGGCCCTTTTTTCGCATCGACCCATCACGACAGGCTGCCAATAGTGGTTTCGGTTTGGGGCTTGCGTTGGCTCGAAGGCAGCTTGCCGCCGTGGGTGGTTGTGTCTATGCCCGTAATCGGGATGCGGGCGGGTTATTAATGCAGGTAACCCTCCCGAAAACCTGA
- a CDS encoding DUF3817 domain-containing protein, whose translation MKAFRWVSWLEGLSYLLILAVTIGFISREYVFPLGIMHGVLFCAYLVLSLQVSHKRSWSIFGWLLVFLAAIVPFAFVAVELYLRKLLRADNANDADLALAAENPATP comes from the coding sequence TTGAAAGCATTTCGATGGGTGAGTTGGCTGGAAGGTTTGTCTTATTTGCTGATACTGGCGGTGACGATTGGGTTTATTTCTCGGGAATATGTTTTTCCACTAGGTATTATGCATGGCGTGCTGTTTTGCGCTTATTTGGTCTTGTCCCTTCAGGTATCCCATAAACGAAGCTGGTCTATCTTTGGCTGGTTACTTGTTTTTCTGGCAGCCATCGTGCCTTTTGCCTTTGTTGCCGTCGAGCTGTATCTCAGGAAATTGTTGCGCGCCGATAACGCGAACGATGCAGATCTGGCCTTGGCGGCAGAAAACCCTGCTACGCCATAA
- a CDS encoding response regulator transcription factor → MRTATKPPGSDILVVEDDTDLNEQLTQLLRAAGYCVDQCHDGETALVMLTSKSYQLVVLDIMLPRLDGLSLLAKLRQTHQIPVVIVSARGAEEERIHGLSLGADDYLSKPFNTTELLLRIAAILRRSRDTNGVAGVTELHLNGLKVDTSNRVVSVNGRMLELTPIQFRLLSELISRQGELLTKADLYRSVLNRRLVAHDRSLDMHLSRVRRKLNQAGWSGERLQTVHGKGYCIA, encoded by the coding sequence ATGCGTACTGCCACTAAACCACCCGGTAGCGATATTCTGGTGGTCGAAGATGATACCGACCTCAATGAGCAACTGACCCAACTATTGCGGGCGGCCGGGTACTGTGTCGATCAATGCCACGATGGCGAAACGGCATTGGTGATGCTTACGAGTAAATCCTATCAACTGGTTGTATTGGACATTATGTTGCCCAGGCTTGATGGGCTTTCCTTACTGGCTAAACTCCGACAAACCCATCAAATCCCGGTTGTTATTGTCTCCGCAAGGGGCGCCGAAGAGGAGCGGATCCACGGTTTAAGTCTGGGAGCCGATGACTATCTGAGTAAGCCCTTTAATACTACCGAGCTACTACTGCGAATAGCCGCTATTCTGCGGCGCAGTCGTGACACGAATGGCGTGGCCGGGGTGACCGAGCTTCATCTTAACGGCTTAAAGGTTGATACCAGTAACAGGGTGGTGTCCGTTAATGGTCGCATGCTGGAACTCACACCTATTCAATTCAGGTTGTTGAGTGAACTGATCAGCAGACAGGGTGAATTGCTGACAAAGGCCGACCTTTACCGAAGCGTACTGAATCGCAGGCTGGTAGCTCATGATCGCAGTCTGGATATGCATCTTAGCCGGGTCAGACGTAAGCTGAACCAGGCGGGCTGGTCGGGCGAACGCTTGCAAACGGTTCATGGCAAAGGGTATTGCATCGCGTGA